In Triticum aestivum cultivar Chinese Spring chromosome 5B, IWGSC CS RefSeq v2.1, whole genome shotgun sequence, the following proteins share a genomic window:
- the LOC123112247 gene encoding uncharacterized protein, which yields MGEFDDYWARAYRGDPAVPHSDPQRLISTWTGAFALGAAACVHHHVTGLASNLKSLPHSWQDMTMMLDQKRWKKILDKKQQQA from the exons ATGGGCGAGTTCGACGATTACTGGGCGCGGGCGTACAGGGGCGACCCCGCGGTGCCGCACTCCGACCCGCAGCGGCTCATCTCCACCTGGACCGGCGCCTTCGCCCTCGGCGCCGCCGCCTGCGTCCACCACCACGTCACCGGCCTCGCCTCCAACCTCAAGTCCCTTCCCCACAG CTGGCAAGACATGACAATGATGCTCGATCAGAAGCGCTGGAAGAAAATTCTTGACAAGAAGCAGCAACAAGCTTAA
- the LOC123112246 gene encoding oil body-associated protein 1A produces MAASCHDVDVPGKPTETGTALLETATGAIQGFAPINQIHQHLCAFHFYGDDMTRQVEAHHFCAHLNEDVRQCLIFDGPEAGARLIGLEYIVTGELFLTLPDEEKPLWHTHEFEVKGGVLFMPGVPGVVERRDLEVVARTYGKTVHFWQVDRGDALPLGLPQIMMALTREGQLRQDLADCVEKKFSVSFHKERENRAYMSGPAHGIHPLANAAGKGLKTEIREVDLPAANTGARIFT; encoded by the exons ATGGCGGCCTCGTGCCACGACGTGGACGTGCCGGGGAAGCCGACGGAGACGGGGACGGCGCTGCTGGAGACGGCGACGGGCGCCATCCAGGGGTTCGCCCCGATCAACCAGATCCACCAGCACCTCTGCGCCTTCCACTTCTACGGGGACGACATGACGCGGCAGGTGGAGGCGCACCACTTCTGCGCGCACCTCAACGAGGACGTGCGGCAGTGCCTCATCTTCGACGGGCCGGAGGCCGGCGCGCGCCTCATCGGCCTCGAGTACATCGTCACCGGGGAGCTGTTCCTCACGCTGCCCGACGAGGAGAAGCCGCTGTGGCACACCCACGAGTTCGAGGTCAAGGGCGGCGTGCTCTTCATGCCCGGCGTGCCCGGCGTCGTCGAGCGCCGCGACCTCGAGGTCGTCGCCAGGACCTACGGCAAGACCGTCCACTTCTGGCAGGTCGACCGCGGCGACGCCCTCCCGCTCGGCCTCCCGCAGATCATGATGGCGCTCACCCGCGAGGGCCAGCTCCGGCAGGATCTCGCCGACT GTGTGGAGAAGAAGTTCAGCGTGTCGTTCCACAAGGAGAGGGAGAACAGGGCGTACATGAGCGGCCCGGCGCACGGCATCCACCCGCTGGCCAATGCGGCTGGGAAGGGCTTGAAGACAGAGATCCGCGAGGTCGATCTTCCGGCTGCCAATACCGGAGCCAGGATTTTCACCTGA
- the LOC123112248 gene encoding heavy metal-associated isoprenylated plant protein 20, with protein sequence MGALDHLSRLCNFTHTREAIRIKKRRPLTTVNIKVKMDCDGCERRVKNAVKSIRGVTTVVVNRKINKVTVTGYVEPRKVLARVKRTGKTTADMWPYVPYTVATYPYVGGSYDKKAPAGLVRNVPQAMADPAAPEVKYMNMFNDEDVTACTVM encoded by the exons ATGGGCGCCTTGGATCATCTGTCCCGTCTGTGTAACTTCACACATACAAGGGAAGCCATCAGGATCAAGAAAAGGCGGCCACTGACG ACGGTGAACATCAAGGTGAAGATGGACTGTGATGGCTGCGAGAGGAGGGTCAAGAACGCCGTCAAATCGATTCGGG GTGTAACGACGGTGGTGGTGAATCGCAAGATCAACAAGGTGACGGTGACGGGGTATGTGGAGCCTCGCAAGGTGCTGGCGAGGGTGAAGAGAACTGGGAAGACGACGGCGGATATGTGGCCGTACGTGCCCTACACGGTGGCCACCTACCCCTACGTCGGCGGCTCCTACGACAAGAAGGCGCCGGCGGGCCTGGTCCGCAACGTGCCGCAGGCCATGGCCGACCCGGCCGCGCCGGAGGTCAAGTACATGAACATGTTCAACGACGAGGACGTTACCGCTTGCACCGTCATGTGA